AAGGGGCCGCAGGCATGATCGCGCCCGAACTGATCGGCACTGCCGGCGTCGCGCTTCTGCTGATCCTGCTGGCAGCGGGCGTGCCCATCGGCGTCGGCCTCGCACTGGTTGGCCTTGGCGGCATGGCCGTGCTGATCTCGCCCGAGGCGGCACTGACCAAGGGCGCCGTCACCTCCTTCGACATCATGAGCAAATATGAACTCGGCGTGCTGCCGCTGTTCCTGCTGATGGCGCATATCTGCTTTGCCGCCGGGGCCAGCCGCGATTTCTTTGAAGTCGCCGCCAAATTCGTCGGCCATCGGCGTGGCGGGCTGGCTCTGGCCTCCATCGCGGGCTGCGCGGGCTTTGGCGCGATCAGCGGATCGTCGCTGGCCACCGTCGCCACGATCAGTTCGGTGGCGCTGCCCGAAATGCGCAAGGCCGGATACCAGCCCGGTTTCGCTGCGGGCGCTCTGGCTGCAGGCGGCACTTTGGGTTCGCTGGTGCCCCCTTCTGGCGCGCTGATCGTCTTCGGCATCATCGCCGAGCAATCCATCGGCAAGCTTTTTGCCGCCTCGCTGATCCCGGTGGCGACTCAGGCGATCAGCTATCTGGCGACCATCATTATCCTCTGCGCGTTCAAACCCGAACTGGCGCCCGCCATCGCCCGCGCGCCCTGGAGCGAACGCCTGCGCGCCCTCACCAAGATTGCCGACATCGCGCTGCTGATCCTGTTCGTGCTGGGCGGGCTGATGATCGGCTGGTTCACGCCCACAGAGGCCGCCTCGGTCGGCGTGGTGGCGGCTCTGGTGATCCTGACGCTGCGCGGAGCCTTCTCGCTCGGCGCACTGGCCAAGGCCGCGCAATCCACCCTGCGCACGGCGGGCATGATCTATCTGGTCATCATCGGCGCGATGCTGTTCGCCACCTTCGTCTCGATCAGCGGCATCACCGAGGCGATGTCGAACGCCGTCATCGGCCTGCATGCCAGCCCGGTGCTGGCGATCATCGCCATGGCCGCCGTGCTGCTGCTGCTGGGCAGCTTCCTCGACGGCGTGGCGCTGATGCTGCTGACCACCCCAATCTTCCTGCCCATCGCCCATACGCTCGGCTACAGCCCGATCTGGTTCGGCATCTTTCTGGTGCGCACCATGGAGCTGGGCTTTGTTCACCCGCCGCTGGGGCTCAACATCTATGTGCTTCAGGGGGTGGCCAAGGATCTGTCGCTGGGCACGATCTTTCGCGGGGTGATCCCCTTCCTCGTCGCAGATTTCCTGCATCTGGCCTGCCTGATCGCCATCCCCGCGATGGCGCTGTGGCTGCCCTCGGTGGTGGGAGCCTGAACCATGCGCAAGCTTATCATCGCCATCAGCCTGATACTCGCCGCCTGCTCGCCCAAACCGGCAAGCCACGCCGAATACACGCTGACCTACGCCAGCCCCTATCCGCCCACCCATCCCTTCAGCAAGGCCGACATCGCCTGGATGAAGCATGTGGAGCAGGCCAGCGGCGGGCGCATCGCCTTCAAGCCCTTCTGGTCGGGCGCGCTGATCTCCTCCAACATGAGCATCAGCGAAATCCGCCATGGCCTTGCCGATATCGGCCTGATCACGCCGATCTACACCCGCGGCGGCGTGCATCTGCAACGCACGCAGGCCGGTTTCTACGGCGGGGTGAAGACCATGGAGCAGCAGGTCGCCGTCTATGACTGCCTCGCCGCCCGCTTCCCGCAATATAATCAGGAGTTAGCCGGGCTGCATGTGCTGGCGGTGCAGGCGGGCAATTTCCCCGGCCTGATCACCCGCGACAGGCCCATCCACACGCTGGCGGATCTGAAAGGCCTGCGCCTGCGCGCCCAGACCGACAGCATCGACACCTTACGTGCCCTCGGCGCCGATCCGGTCAACATGCCGATGGCGGATGTCTATTCGGCCCTCGCCAAAGGCGTGATCGACGGCGTGGTCGCCCCCGCCGACACGATCAAAAGCCTGCATTTCGCCGAGGTGGCGCACCACTACACCACCCTGCGCCTGAGCCGTGGCGGCTATCCCGCCCGCGCCATGTCCGATCTGGCGTGGCGCCGCCTGCCCGCCGATCTGCAAAAGCTGCTGGCCGAGTCCAAACCTTATTGGGAAGCCCAGCTCAACACCCAGAACGCCAAGGCCGAGCAGGCCGGTTTCGACTTCGCTAAAGCCCATCACGTCGAGGTGATCCCCCTGCCCGCGCAAGATCAGGCCCGTTTCGACACCCTCTACAACCGTTTCGCCCTGGTGCAGGCGCGCGACCTCTCCCGCTTCGGCATCG
The Novosphingobium terrae DNA segment above includes these coding regions:
- a CDS encoding TRAP transporter large permease → MIAPELIGTAGVALLLILLAAGVPIGVGLALVGLGGMAVLISPEAALTKGAVTSFDIMSKYELGVLPLFLLMAHICFAAGASRDFFEVAAKFVGHRRGGLALASIAGCAGFGAISGSSLATVATISSVALPEMRKAGYQPGFAAGALAAGGTLGSLVPPSGALIVFGIIAEQSIGKLFAASLIPVATQAISYLATIIILCAFKPELAPAIARAPWSERLRALTKIADIALLILFVLGGLMIGWFTPTEAASVGVVAALVILTLRGAFSLGALAKAAQSTLRTAGMIYLVIIGAMLFATFVSISGITEAMSNAVIGLHASPVLAIIAMAAVLLLLGSFLDGVALMLLTTPIFLPIAHTLGYSPIWFGIFLVRTMELGFVHPPLGLNIYVLQGVAKDLSLGTIFRGVIPFLVADFLHLACLIAIPAMALWLPSVVGA
- the dctP gene encoding TRAP transporter substrate-binding protein DctP; protein product: MRKLIIAISLILAACSPKPASHAEYTLTYASPYPPTHPFSKADIAWMKHVEQASGGRIAFKPFWSGALISSNMSISEIRHGLADIGLITPIYTRGGVHLQRTQAGFYGGVKTMEQQVAVYDCLAARFPQYNQELAGLHVLAVQAGNFPGLITRDRPIHTLADLKGLRLRAQTDSIDTLRALGADPVNMPMADVYSALAKGVIDGVVAPADTIKSLHFAEVAHHYTTLRLSRGGYPARAMSDLAWRRLPADLQKLLAESKPYWEAQLNTQNAKAEQAGFDFAKAHHVEVIPLPAQDQARFDTLYNRFALVQARDLSRFGIDGEPVFRAAQSLIAHGTADCAAPSKEPAR